In Phoenix dactylifera cultivar Barhee BC4 chromosome 1, palm_55x_up_171113_PBpolish2nd_filt_p, whole genome shotgun sequence, the genomic stretch TTGGAATTTCTGATGCAGAATTGAGTCCAAAATAGTTCTAGAAGAAAGCAGAAATGTCATAAACCTCTGGTCTTATGTTCTATAATTCCAATGAATATTACTTAACACTAGTTATGAACAAAACttgaaaagttttaaatatCTGCATGAGAAAAGATTTTCTTGTGTATAAATTGGAAAAATTGAATAATAACTCAGTCAGAAAGCATTGTTATCTGGTAAAAGATCAGAAAATGCATACAAGGAGAAGACAGCACAGAAGAGAACTTATGCTGTCAAGCACTCAAGCAACAAGTTTATAGAATACTAACAGGGTTTAAGAGGCCTCTCACGAATGTTGTGAATGTATGTTGTAACCTTCTATTGGGAACCGAAACTGGAGGCTCAAAGGTGATGTTCAGTTCATCTAGTGGTGTAGCAATAACTGTAACCTCGCAATTGTAAGAATTTCCCTTTATAGAATTGAGAACATAATAGCTTCCAGAATAGGAGATCGAATCTATCTCTTCATGTAGATACAATGTGGCATTGGTATGTTTAACCAGCCCTGCAGCAAGTTGCCAATTGCCCCCATCAACTGACCACAATCCCGAATCAGAACCAGCTAAGGAAACAGCCCCAGCTAATCCACTGATGCTCACGTTCTGACCATAGTTAATTCTTGTTATGACCTGAAGAAATGAGATGCCAGAATCATTTAGCATTGACATAAGCAATAAGAAATTAGTTTGGTTGCAAGTAAAATTATGTGGAAAACTTGGTTTGCTTGGAAAATCTCGTTTTTCATTcttgttttaataaaaaattaggcAAATTTGGAAAGCttatcacacacacacacacacacacacacacacacacacacacacatatatatatatattatacacacacacatatatgtatatatatacatatatgtgcatatacatatgtgtgtgcacatatatgtatgcatacatatacatagacatatatatatacacacatatctatgtgtgtgtgtgtgtgcatgtgtatAGTTCTAGATTTGGTTACACTTGAGTGGATCTCCACTCAGATCCAGTCGGGTCTACATAGGATGATGGGAGTACCACATGGATGATCTGAGATAGTGGATGTGATCTACTACATCTAAATTATGTATACACCGAAAATCATATGATATAGAGACCCCTAGCTTATGCATCAAgtgataaaatatatatattcttttattttatttagattGTCCAATTTTTTGACCACTTGATGCATAAGCTAAGGGTCTCCAATATATAAGTAATATAGAGGTAGTATATCACATCCAATAGCTTGAGTTATAAATATAGAATCCCTATTGCCCATATAGACTTGACGAAATCTGAGTGGAAATCCACTCGAGTATAGCCAAATCcaactctctttctctctctatatatatatatatctatatatatatatatatatatatatatatatatatatatatatatatatatacatacatacatacatacatacatacacatacacacacacacacacacatatatgcatgcatgtatgtatgtatgtaagcCGTTTCTTTTCGTGAAAAAATTatacttttccttttccttttgccCAGATTTCCTTGTAGCCAAACATACCCTAAGTAAAAACTGCATTTTTCTTCCAATATGCAATTAAACAGAATTCTAGCTACAAGAACGAAACAAAATCAGGACTTTTGCATAATCATAGCCTCCAATTCTACAAGCATATTAAATACATTCTTGTAAGATTAATCTCCCAAAAGAAAACCACCAATAAAACTACATCTTTCTCCAAATCTTCGATCTAACAAATGTTCTAAATAAGAGCATGATAAAGATTGAAAGGATTTTCACCTAACCACAGCTTCAAAGCCTATAAATAGATCAAAGATATTCTCATAACATAACCGTTCAGGAGACTTAGGGAACAAACATGACCAAAGTATTGTGGTCAATGCTAAAAAGAAAAGTTTAGCTTACATTATTTCTCAGGTGATCATTTCTACGAGTAGTATTTCCAATTGGTTATCTTACCTCTATAAGGACAAATTCCAAACCTCAAGGACACTTGccgatgaagaaaaaaaaaatcttaaaatctGTAAACTCATAATAAATTAGCATCTATATAACATAATTCAGAGGTATTCAATCTAAAAAGAAGAATTAACTCAAATGAAGCATACCGTCACAAGCTCTGATATCAGCAGGGGAGATAGCCTGGCATCGGCCAATTCCTCCTGTAAAGTCCGGCGAGTGAGCCCATACAAATTTGACCACTTGAGCATCTCCTCCACCGTCTCGAAAACAGGACGAGACTCGAAGCCTTTGTAGTAAAGCAAGAACCTTTCCACCATTGTCTGTTCCACCATAAACCCATTTTACCGGTGATCAAAAGATTCAAAGATTCGAGCTTTGAGAATGcgaggaggggaaaaaaaacaaaaccttAACGAAGCGTTCCATGCGGAGGAGAGAGAAGCCATAGCGGCGGAACAGAAGGAGAGAGTTAAGAAGCTCGCGGATCATGCGGTATATTGCCGAGCTGGAGCTGGGGGGAGGCGGTAGGGTCTTGAAGACGAAGCGCTCGCCGTCCCACACGCCGAAcccagaggaagaggaggaggaggaggaggcgttgGAGTTGGGATCGACCTCGGAGGCCTTGGTCTTCCGCTTGAGACCGAGGAGAGAGGCGAAGCGGAGGGCGTGGAGGTTCTTGGGGTGGATGATGGAGGCGCCGGCCTCGAAAGTGTCGCCGCCGATGGTGACCGTGGCCATGCGTCCGCCCACCCGGCCGCGCCGCTCGAAGATCCTAATGTCGTTGACGCAAAGGCCGCCTTTTTCGGCGCATGTGTACTGTTTGAGGAAATACGCGACCGACGCGCCACCGATGCCGCTGCCGACGACGCAGACGCCGGGGGCAGCGAGGGCGCCGGGGGCCCGGAGGAGGGGCAGCGCCgcgagaaggaagagggcgtgcAGGAGTGATTGGTCCATGGCGCTCGATGTCAGCTTCGCGTCGTCTCACACGGAGAGAGGAGATAACAGGAGTCAGTAATGAATTATGTAATGATAGATctcgaaagatttttttttccgctGAAAGTCAAGCAACTacacattcaaaaaaaaaaaaatccagaaataATATATTCCGGAGTGCCATGGGCGGCTTCCTTTTTTCCATCCATAGATTACCCAAGAGTAATTGACCATATACGAGACCATGCAATGCAATCCGCGACTCCATTGGCATAGTACAAATGAAGAACAACTTATAAAATATCCACTTGCTCTGTTAACACAccgtttaataaaaaaatttggacTTAATACTCCCACCTCTTTGGCTAAtccacattattttattctttttttaaccCGAGCGATTACCATCCGAAATATAGTTCCGTAATATGCTAATTAgacaaattataaaaataaaagaggcTCATTAGCAAGTTGTGCCATTTTGGCAATATTAGAGCTTCACTTCATGTGGCACCAGCATGTGAAATGGAGGCTGCAGGCTAGagttgggcatcgggccgtgccgggccggcccggcccaggcccaccgagcccaaggtctaaacgggccgtgcctggcctggcccgcttatgaagcgggccgtgccggcacggcccgtctcgggcGCAAAAGGAAgtccggcccggccccaggcccgtctattggcaggccgggcacggcacgccacgggccgtgccaggcactgcccgtaacgggcgcaaacgggccgtgccaggcacggcccgtctggagagggggggaggaaaatagcggtttccaacggctattttggaaaaatgacatttttacccctcccaacagtccaataacggctgaattgaggggtatttggggaaaaaaattttgggcttctataaatagccctttcctccctcattctcaccacaccaaaccaactattctctccttctctactactattatttctctcttctaaagtgctcttctagcaatttaatttttagtttgcatttagcaactgttcaagtgctacacaagaagaggttcctgttgagaagagaaggtcactcctgttgagagcacaagaggaagctcagaatctcggctctgtggctctgcctctgccctccgaccctctactcaattcctccaatcctccttgtggttagtttttattttttaaattcatcaatttagatatgtcatcttttgaggaaagtcagtttggcattcctcctgtttctgagggagaagaaactaatccccaaccccatattcctagttcctctagagctagtgaaccgagtgaagatcaaacctcttctcgtaagaggactagtgctgtatggaatgaatttgatagagttatggttgatggagtctggaaagctaaatgtaaaaaatgtgccaaactttatagttgtagtagtagtgggggaacagggcatttaaaaagacatcaagagagtcataggatgcatgattctcatgctcaaactcaaagtacccttaatatacaagggggattacttgtaggtaattttgcatataatcatgaaaatcaaagaaaagcacttgtaaaatggatagttaaggatgaattaccttttagtttatgtgaatcttttaattttgaagaatatgttcaattaaacctacaacctgcttacaaaagaactagtaggcgtacatttagaagagtagctatgactaactttttagcaatgaaacaaagtttaattgaaacactttctactttaaatgtaaaaatttcattaacttctgatatttggtcagcatctgtaggtagtaattattttattgccattactgctcattatattgataatgattggcaattaaataaacgtattcttgcttttcgtgcttttgattttccacattgtgggcaacaaatttcaaatatcatttatcaaactgcatgttcatataatattaatgataaaattatgtctattacttttaataatgcatctaataataattctgctgttgcattattaaaagactcattgcatcccatgttagatggaaatttattgcatattagatgtgcatatcatatcttaaatctttctgttcaagctggcatgggtatGATTTAAGATGTGATTGGTAAAATTAGaaattgttgcccagagatggtcacccaagaggggggtgaattgggtgttttaaaactcttcggctaattaaaattaaaacacacaaatatatgaaataaGGTAATGATAGTGGGATGAGAagacacaatcacaaacacacggttttatagtggttcggagcttccaccgctcctacatccactccccaaagcgcctttgggtatttccactataatccaagattacagtacggtagttttgcaagtttactacccaactcgttgttttacaccaggctcacaacaaaccctaaacccccaatttctcttaggcttgggacgcctttcccttgttccaagtcccttgacttgaacaagcactacaatcaaagagtttacaaaagagaataaaagctctaaaaagcaaatatatcaattatgaacaatttaacccggaagaatctttttgccgttggaagcgtgggagatgttgattcttccgatgtggagtgcgtaggatcgagtgtgagctttgaatcccgagcgcacgagagcggttgagcttgaaatcacaagag encodes the following:
- the LOC103702607 gene encoding farnesylcysteine lyase; the encoded protein is MDQSLLHALFLLAALPLLRAPGALAAPGVCVVGSGIGGASVAYFLKQYTCAEKGGLCVNDIRIFERRGRVGGRMATVTIGGDTFEAGASIIHPKNLHALRFASLLGLKRKTKASEVDPNSNASSSSSSSSGFGVWDGERFVFKTLPPPPSSSSAIYRMIRELLNSLLLFRRYGFSLLRMERFVKTMVERFLLYYKGFESRPVFETVEEMLKWSNLYGLTRRTLQEELADARLSPLLISELVTVITRINYGQNVSISGLAGAVSLAGSDSGLWSVDGGNWQLAAGLVKHTNATLYLHEEIDSISYSGSYYVLNSIKGNSYNCEVTVIATPLDELNITFEPPVSVPNRRLQHTFTTFVRGLLNPNYFGLNSASEIPNLVGTVELPDIPFSSISVLKKYSEEDMTYKVFSRAPLEDDLLNRIFSTRKEVVRINWPAYPHYEAPEVFAPILLDGIHLYYINSFESAASSIETSSVAAENVARLIISRFSGLSSNAPSISSISAQDNLHFDL